GGAAGGACTTAAAAGGTAAGTCGATTTCCATTCAAAGTCCGACTTCAACAACTGGGTATATTTTTCCAATTGCGGAGTTAAAGCAGAAGGGCTTTGACGTTACTAAGAATTGTAAGTTAGTTACAGTTACCGGTCATGATCAAGGAGTCTTGAACGTTTTAAGTGGTGACACTGATGCGGCATTTGTCTTTGAAGATGCTCGTAACAACGTTCTGCAAGACAACCCGAAAGTTAAATCACAAGTGGTGCCAATTTACTTTACTAGACCGGTACCCAATGACACAATTTCCGTGATTCCAAGTTTGCCGAAGGCTTTTCGTGAAAAACTGGCTAAGGCCTTCATTGCGATTGGGAAGTCCAAGGCTGGTAAGAAGGTAATTGAAAGTGTTTATGACCAAGAAGGTTACATTCCTGCTAAAGACAGTGATTACAACATTGTCCGTAAGTATCAGAAGATTGCCCAAGCCGTTAAAAAGTAATTTTAGTTAGCAAAAAAAAGCGCGCTCTCAGATCAAACTAAGAACGTGCTTTTTGTTTATGTGATTATTCGCCTAAGTAAGCAAAGGCTACTTTTTCATCGTAAATATGTAGCATTTTATCAAGGATGAAGCGGCAGGCAAGAGCGGTAACAACTGGGATGACGAACCAAGCAAGTAGTGCCAATAGTAAATTGATACTGCTAGCACCAGCGTCAAGGGAGGCGAGGGGACCAACAATTCCAACAAGACCGAAGCCGGCTGAAGCAGGAGTTCCAGAAATATGCCATAAGGCTACCGGCAATGCGGATACTGTTGAGGTGATGATTATTGGGAGCATGATAATTGGATGCCTAAATAAGTTAGGGATCATCATCTTCATAGCGCCGAGGGCAACAGCGATGGTAACGCCGGCCTTGTTAACTTTCCATGAGTGAACGACCAGCACGATTGTGGTTGCGGCAACTCCCATCGCAGCTGCCCCAGCAGCGATGCCGCTAAGCTGAATGGCCATACCGATGGCAACTGTTGAGACCGGTGTGACGATTAAGAGGGCAAACATCCATGAGATTAGAATACACATTAAAATTGGTTGTAGTTTGGTGAAGGAAGCAATGATTGCACCTAGGCCCGTAGTAATTTTACTGACAAATGGTAAAAGCAGGAAGCCAATGTAGGCAGAACCACCACCAACGACAATTGGACTCAAGACGATTTTGACAGAGCCAAAGAGATTACCGATTAGCATTGTGAGAAAGACGGCGATAGCTGCAGTAATCATCGTGTTAATCAAGTCACCAGTACCAGATGAAATGAAAATTCCGGCTTGCTTGGTTGCAGGATTAATTGCTTGGGCGTTGAATTGAGTAACACCAGAGCCAACGTAGGATGCGCCTGCAACAATGGCAATATCAATTGGTGCAAAGTTAAATTGATAGGCAATTAGCGCACCAATCAATAGTGGGGTTGCTACTTGGAAAACTAACAAAACATGGGTTAAACCAAGCGTGAAAGTATTGGTGCCGCACAATTTTAAGATTGCGCTCAATACGGCATTAGGAATCAAACCAACGATAATTCCCGTCGCTGTTCCTGATAAAACTTTATTAAAAAATTCCTTTACTGTAACTTGATTTTTTGTATTATTCATAGTGTTTTTTCCTTAAAGTTGCTTTTATTTGGCAAAACCGATGTCATACCAAATTGGATGTTTGTTAGCACATTTTGATGGGTCAACTGAGTAGTTGGTCAGTTTGTTATTAACTGCCGTAATTGTGTATTGGCTGTCGAGTGGGACAATGTAGGCTTCCTCATTCATGTAGTTTTGCCATTTATGGAAGACTTCGACCCGATGTTTATGATTAAAGGAAGCAGGAGCATCCATCTCATCAATTAGGCGTGTATTTTCTGGAGTGGCAAATCTTGAGTAGTTGCCCAACGATTTTTCACCGTATAAGTTAGCTTGTGAAGGTTCAGTCGATAAGCCAAAACCACCAATGTAGGCATTGACGTCAGGATTGTCCTTGTTCAATTTATCGTAGAAGGAGTTTTGCTCAGTGAGCCGGCCGCCTAGAAGCTTAACGTCCAAGCCAATCTTATGCCACTGCTGCAAGTAATTTTGAATAATTGGCTCTTGGGTGGCATTACCACTCATTGCCATGAAGTTAATTTTAAGTGGCTTACCATTAGGTTGCGTGCGCCATTTGCCTTTTTTCTTGTAGCCAGACTTATCTAAAATTTCGTTGGCCTTTTTCAGGTTGAAGGTGTAGCCTTTGGCATTTTTATCAAAGTAATCGCCAAAACCAGCCGGAATTAAGGTTGGAATTCTGAACTTCAATCCTTGTGTATAACGTTTATCTACCTGATCGACATTCATTGCGTAGGCCATTGCTTGTCTAAGTGGCTTACTGTTCATAATATTGTTTTTATCAACAACATTCTTCTCCAGTTTACTATCCCATTTACCAACCTTGAAGCCAAGGTAATAGTAAACAAGTTGGATTTGAGCAACGAAATTGTAGCCCTTAGTCTTTTTGACTTGGTTCCACTGGGTATTAATGACGTTAATGACGTCAAATTTATGACTCCTAATTGCTTCAGAAGCGGAGTTAGTCGAAACAACTGAAGCCAAAATTTTATCTAGTTTTGGTTTGCCACGCCAGTAGTACTTGTTTGGTACCCAAGTAACGGATTGACCACGGACAATCTTTTGTACTTTATAAGGCCCAAAGAAGAGCGGTTCTTTCCGAACTTGATCGCTGGACTGTAATTTATCAAATGGCACGTTTTTCAGATAATGGTAAGGAGCAGCTGTTTCGCTGTAGCAATTGCTGCCGGCATTGTACATTCCGGGGTACATTCTTTGGAAGTGAATCACAATACTGCGACCATTTTCACCATTTGGGTATGTAATTCCCGAAATTGTTTTAGCTTTACCATCATGATATTGCTTGAGACCGACAATATTGGCCATTTGGTCGGTATAACGGTCGCAATTAGTCTTTTTGTTAGCGATAATTTCGTAAGAATACTCTAAATCTTTAGCAGTAACTTGTTTACCGTCAGACCACTTAACGCCCTTTTTGACAGTTACCATAATTGTCTTGTCTTGGCGATTAACTTTAAGTGTAGCTGGTCCCTTGTCATTAATCTTGTAATGATTGTCATAGTAAAATAAAGTTTCATCACCGAATTGGGATGCTAAATAGTCGACAGCATTTTCTGAAATTTCATCTAAGAAAATGCCTTGAAACGGTGTGTCTGTTTCAAGAGCGACTTTAAGTGTGCCACCTTGCTTGACGGGCTTTGCAGGAACCGTTGTTTTTAACTTGTTGACTTCTTGTGTTGCGTTAGTATTCAAATTGGTATTGCTCTTACCGCAAGCAGTTAAAGCCATCGCTGCCAGTAAAACTGTGCCCAAATATTTAACAAATCTATCTTTCTTCATAATTATTTGCCTTATCTGTTATTATTTTAATGAAAGTAAATTTCTGTTGCTATAAATTATAGTAGCGATTAAATTAAAATACAATATATTTTTTAATTTAATTTTATTATTTATGATAATTATGTATAATGCAGGTTAGGTAATTAATTTGGAATGCTAACACTTAAAATTTTGATTTTATTTTAAATTAAAATGAAAATTAAAAAAGCAAATTTGAGAAGGGATACTAAAGTAAATGGTTATTAATATATTAAAGCAAGATGACTTTTATGAAGTTAGCTATGCTAGTGGGATGGTTGCACGAGTTTATTTACTTGCGCCTAATATTTTTCGCTATTATGTTGATCCAACTGGGCAATACGCTCCGCCGAAGCAATCACAAGCGGAACTACATGCCCGAATTTTGGCACCGACAGTTGATGAGTATGGCTCTCATTCAGTTAATAGTAGTGTTACAGAAACTACTGCTAATTGGGCAATTGTGACTGATGAGATGAAGATCAATTTTGCTAAAGATACTGGTGCAATGAGTGTATGGGTGAATGGCAAGTTGGTTTTACAGGAGACGCAGCCAGTTAGTGTCAACACTGATAGTAGCATCCAGTTTTTGCAATCAGCTGATACAGCTAATTATTTTGGTGGCGGAACGCAGAATGGCCGCTTTAATTTATCTCGGCAGCGGATTGTAGTCGCCAACACCAGTAATTGGCTGGACCAGGGTGTGGCTTCACCGGCACCATTTTATTGGTCAACTGCTGGGTATGGTGTTCTGCGCTATACTTTTACTCGCGGCGAATATGACTTTGCAAGTGAAACTCCAGGATTGATAACCACGAAGCACGAAGAAAATCGCTTTGATGCCATTTACTTTTTTGCACCAACGCCTTATCAGTTAATCCATACTTATCAGGAGTTAACGGGATTGCCGCTATTGCTACCAATATTTGGCTTTTATGAAGCACACTTGAATGCTTATAATCGGGATTATTGGGTAAAGGTGGACTCGCAGGAAAAGGGTGCGATTAAATATCCAGACGGGAATTTTTATCGAGAATATCATCCTAAAGAGTTGCCGGAAGAATTAAAAGGGCAAGCAATTCGCGAAACTTTAAACGGTGAACAAGGTGGTGCCGCTTATCTGTTAAGTGCGCGCGGGATGCTTGACCAATATTTGGCTAACGATCTGCCGCTGGGGTGGTTTTTACCAAATGATGGCTATGGTGCGGGTTATGGTCAGACCGATTCCTTACAGGGAAATTTGCAAAATCTAGCAGACTTTATTCGGTATGCAAATAGTCGTGGTGTGGAAGTCGGGTTGTGGACCCAGCAAAGTTTATCCCCAGTGGATCCAGCTCATCCTAAGGCAAACGATCGCGATTTTGAACAAGAACTTGCAGCTGGAGTTACGGTACTGAAGACCGATATGGCTTGGGTCGGTGCTGGTTATTCCTTTGGTCTTAATGGCACGCAGACTGCTGCAGCGATGATTAAAAAGATTAAGGGGCAAAATTTACGCCCCTTTATTATCACAATGGATGGTTGGGCAGGTACGCATAATACCGCTGCTGTTTGGACTGGTGACCAAAAAGGCGGCCAGTGGGAGTACATTCGTTTTCAAATACCAACTTACATTGGCGAAGGCTTGTCTGGGCAGCCAAACGTGGGCTCTGACATGGATGGTATTTATCTTGGGAGTAATTCTGTGATAAATACGCGCGACTATCAATGGAAGGCTTTCACGCCAATTCAACTGAATATGGACGGCTGGGGAACTAATCCGAAGAATCCATTTGCCTTTTCAGAGCCAATCACGACGATTAATCGGGCATATTTGAAACAAAAAACAATGCTATTGCCATATATTTATACTGCGGCTCATGAGGCAGTTGTTGCTGGTAAGCCGCTTGTTCGCGCTTTATTTTTAGAATATCCAGATTTACCAGAATGCTACTCAGATTTGGCAAAATATGAATACTTGTGGGGCGATGCCTTTTTGGTTGCACCAATTTATCAAAATACTGCTGCTGATGACGAGGGCAATGATATTCGTAATGAGATTTACTTGCCTGATAAAAAGCAGATTTGGTTTGATTACTATACAGGCAAGGCATATCAGGGTGGACAGGTCATAAACGAATTTGCGGCACCTATTTGGAAACTGCCCGTTTTTGTTAAAGCAGGTGCAATTATTGCTAAGGCACCAGCGACAAATACGCCTAAGGAGTATTTGCAGGCAAAGCAAGCACGGCAATTTGAAATTTATCCTGGGAAGAAAAATCAAATTACGGTTTATGAAGATGACGGTATTTCTGCCAAGTATCAAGATGGTGCCTTTGCTCAAACAATGATTGGGGCAGAGCAGGTAGATGACCAATTATTAGTTAAAATTGCGCCATCAATTGGTCATTATGAGGGGATGAAGTCTCAGCGCACAACAGAATTGGCAATCAAAATGAATAAGCAACCAAATGAGATTGCGATTAAGTTGGGTGACCAGAACTGTGACTTGAAGCAAGCTGAAAGTTTAGCTGAATTTGTTCAGGGTAGTAATGTTTATTACTTTGATGAACATTATTTGCCTAACCCGTATTTAGCTGCAGTGGGTAACAATTTAGAACAAACTTTTTTGCGGATTAAGCTGGCAGCAGTTGATGTTAGTCAAACAGGAGTTGAGCTGCAGTTGGCTGGCGTTGATACAACAGTTACACCTGAAAATTGTTTACCTAATGAACAGATTGCAGCCAAAGCGCCAATAGATTTAAGTAGCAGCAGCATGCAAACGACAACTTTGTCGTGGCAATACGCTGATGAAAATCTAGGTCGTGTTACTTATAATGTTAAAGTTGACGGAGTGCTTTACACTGGAATTAAAGAGCCGAAGCTGGTTGTTCACGGCCTGTTGCCAAACAAACAACATGCTTTTACAGTTCAAATTGTGACTGATAAGGGAACAACGGAGTGGAGCAGGGAACAGCTGTTTTAAAGATTGAAATTAATAGGAAGACTTTAGTTTAAGTCTTCCTATTTGTTTGTCCTGAATTACTGCTAAAGTGGAATAATTGTTTTAAAATGTTTAATTAGTAAGGAATAGTGTAGGAAAAAGCAACAATCTGCAATTATTTTTGTTTACCTTTTTAAAATTAAACATATTCAAACATTGACAAACAAAAAAGAACAATTATACTAAAGGTGAACTAAATTAGTTGCTGAATCTAGTTTAAAAAGTAGGTAACCAATGTTAAAAAGCGAAAGATTAAAAACGATTTTACAAGTAATTAATACTCAAAAATTTGTTACTGTGGATGAATTGGCTCAAGCACTGACAGTTTCAGATATGACAATTAGACGTGACCTAAATGAATTGGATAAATTAGGTAAAATTTCTCGAATTCATGGCGGTGCGCAATTAATATCAGATCAAACTAGAAATGAAAAGAGCTACCAGCAAAAGCGGGAAATTCATAGTAAGGAAAAACTTGAGATTGCCAAGCGGGCCTGTAATTTGATTCATGAAAATGATTCTATTTATGTTGGTCCGGGCACTACTTTAGAATTAATGGTTGCTAATCTTAAGACTAAACGTCTGCGAATTGTAACTAATTCGCTACCTGTTTTTGAAGCAGCGCGTAACAATCTTAATGATTATGAGTTAATTATGGTTGGCGGTTCGTACAGAAGAATTAGTGGTGCCTTTTTAGGTACTCTAGCTAATAACGAACTAAAAACCATGTCATTTTCAGTTGGTTTTGTTGGTGTAAATGGGATTAAAAATACTTCTATGACAACAGCTAATTTGGAAGAAGGTCAGACTGAGAGTATAGGACTGGACCGTTCACAAAGTAAATTTGTCGTTGCAGATTATACCAAATTAAATCATAGCGACTTTCATCAGTTTTATGATTTACGGAATGTGGATGGGTTAATTACTAACCGCGAAGTAGGATCAGATGTAGAAAAGCATTACAGTCAATTTACAACTGTTTACAAATAGTTTTACTGAGAGGAGATTAACTATGAAAGTTGTTATTGGTAGCGATAAAGATGGCTTTGAATTAAAAGAAAAGGTAAAGAATTATCTTAACAGTCATGATTATGACGTTTTAGATGTAACGCCAGAGCCAGCAGAAGACTTTGTTGAATCAAGTTTGAAGGTTACTCATGAGGTAATGGATAACGGAATTAAAAAGGCAATTATGTTTGACGAATATGGTGTCGGCTCTGCCATGGCCTCAAATAAGGTTAAAGGTATGGTTACGGCTAATGTCAATGAAGAAAGAACCGCTCATATGACCGCAATGCATAATGGTGCGAAGGCAATTGCATTAGGCAGCGGCATTGTTGGTGACAAACTTGCATACTCGATTGTACAGCACTATCTTGATACAGAATATGCTGGTGGTCGTCACCAAATTCGTTTGAATATGCTTGAGGAAATGATCTAAGGAGGTTTTGAAAATGTTTGATAATGATAGACCACAACCAGAATTTGTTGATCCTAAAATTGATAAGCATATGGTAATTGCTTTGGGTAATGACCATATCGTTACCCCAGTAAAAATGGCTATTTCTGACCATTTAAAAGAAGAAGGCTACCAAGTTATTGATGAAGGTACCCACGATAACACGAGAACGCACTATCCAATGTATGGTAAAAGAGTTGCTGAAGATGTAGCTGATGGCCGTGCTGATCTTGGTGTCGTTCTTTGTGGTACAGGAATTGGTATTTCAACTGCTGCCAACAAGAACGAAGGCGTTCGTGCAGCGATGGTTGGCGATGTTGCTCAAGCTGAATATGCTAGACGTGAATTAAACGCTAATATTTTAGGCTTTGGTGGTATTGTATTGGGCCGCGACTTTATTTTTGATATTGTCGATTCATACCTGAATGCTAAGTACGAACCATCTGATGCTAACAGAAAATTAATTGATAAAATTGATCATATTGCTAAGCCAAATCCAGACCAAAAGGATAATGTTCATTTCTTTGATGAAGAAAACAAGAAATGGTCCGAAGGCGTATACCACGACTAATTAAAATAAATAAAAATAATAGAATTTAATCGCACACACAAAAAGGCAACTCATTGAATATGAGCTGCCTTTTTTTACTAATGATTAAATTGCATCTATCAAATTAATTAATGTAGGTGTTCAACTTAAAATTGCGATTTACGGATCAAATTAATTTTAATACTTCAGGATTAGGAGGTAATTCTGCGACAGTTGAGATAATTATAGATAATTAATATTACTTATTATGATTTAATAGTAAATACACGATTTTGATATTTTATCAAAGTCGTGTATTTTGGTTTTTTTGATTTATAATATTTAAAATGTATTTCTGTAGATTTATTTATTTCTTTATAGTAAATAATATTTGTATATAATAAATATAACACAACGTATTTATTAATTGAGAAAGGAAAAGAAATGGCAACTAAATTATATGGTACCGTGCTTTTAAAAGCACAAAGAATTATGAATGTGTTATTGAATACAAGCAATGGGATGACATTAGATGAAATATCAACTAAAGCAGTAATACCTAAACCAACTGTATTTAAAATTTTAAAAACTCTTGATTATATTGGATTTGTCAGAAAAAATCATGAGGGGAAACGTTATTCTTTGGGTTCAAGAATGATTGGCTATGGTAATAAAGCGTTAAAAAGTTTTGATATTGTTTCAATTAGTGAGCCGTATTTACATGAGTTAAGTAAAGTAACTAACGAAACAATAAATCTTGGTGTTGAAGAAAATAATCATGTTACTTTATTGAAGAAAATTGATAGTCCACAAACTGTAAACCTTAATTCTCATGTAGGTGGAGCAATGGAATTATATTCATCAGCAATGGGAAAAGCTCTTCTTGCTACTAAGAGTGATCATGAACTAGATGAATATTTTTCTAAGATTGAATTAAAACCACTAACTAAGCGCACAATTACTAGTATTAGTGAACTTCGTAAGCAAATTTCTCAGGTTAAAGTAGCTGGTTATGCATTGGATGCTCAAGAAAATCAAGATGATGTAGTTTGTGTCGGGGCTGCTATTCAAAAATATGGCAAAGTTTTTGGTGCAATTAGTGTTAGTACACCACAATATCGACTAGACGAATTACTACTAGATGATTTAAAAAAGCTTATCATTTCAACTAGGAATCAAATAATAGAAATAATTTGAAAAATCACTTGTAAAATCGCTTTCATTGAGTTATATTTTATTTGCAAGGATAAAAAAGAAATATAATTTCTTATTTGGAAAGGTAAAAGAATGTATGAAGAGATAAAAAAGATGGACTTAAGTAAATCTCCAACTCTTTTAACTAAGCAAGAAATTACTCATGCAATTGAAAATGTATTGCAGCACATCGATATTAACATGAATTATTTTGGAGATGATTTTCCAAGACCTAACACAAATAATGGCAAGTATTCCAAGATGGATAATACTGAATGGACTACTGGATTTTGGACAGGAATACTTTGGCTGGCTTACGAATATACGCATGACTCGAAATATTATAAGCAGGCTATGAGAAACGTTACTTCATTTTCTAATCGTATTAATAAAAAAATTGCTGTAGATAATCATGATTTAGGATTTATGTATACAACCTCAGTAGTTAGCGATTACAAGATTACAGGTGATGAAGAAGCTAAAAGAATTGGTATAAAGGCTGCAGATCAATTAACTAAGCGCTATCAAGAAAAAGGAGGATTTATTCAAGCTTGGGGCAAGATGGATGGTAATGATAATTATCGTTTAATTGTTGATTCATTAATGAATATACCATTACTTTATTGGGCATCTTCAGTTACAGAAAATCCTAAATATGCTCATATGGCGGATACCCATTATGACCAGGTTTTAAAGACAATTGTTAGAGATAACGGTTCGACGTTTCACACTTATTATTTTGATAAAGAAACGGGTAAGCCTTTAAAAGGAGCAACACGTCAAGGATATAGTGATGACTCAAGTTGGGCAAGAGGTCAGGCATGGGCCGTTTATGGGGTTCCACTTCATTATAAATATCGCCATACTACCAGTGATTTTAAGACTTTTAATGGTGTAACTAATTATTTTATTAATCGACTTCCGCAAGACTATGTACCTTACTGGGATTTGATTTTTGGTGATGGTGATGATCAACCCCGTGATTCTTCATCTGGAGTAATTGCAATTTGCGGGGTTGCTGAAATGCTTAAATATATGCCTGAAAGTTATCAAAATAAATATCAATACGAACTAATCCTTCATAAGATGTTGAAATCAATTATTGATAATTATGCCAATAATAATTTTATTGCTGGTGCTCCTTTATTGGATCATGGTGTTTATTCCTGGCATTCAGGAAAGGGTGTTGATGAAGGAAATTTATGGGGAGATTACTTTTATTTTGAATCTCTAATTAGATTTTATAAAGATTGGCAAATTTTTTGGTAGAAAGAGTGAAGAAAATGGCTAATCCAAATATTGTTGCTGTAAGGCTGGATGAAAGATTAATTCATGGTCAAGGAAGATTATGGATTTCAAACTTGGGAGCAAACTTAGTCATTGTTGCAAATGATGAAGTTGCCCAAAGTTCAATTCAACAAACTTTAATGAAGTCGCTATTGCCAAATTCAATTGGTGTTAGATTTTTCACTATTGAAGAAACAATCGACAAAATCTTTAAAGCTGCTCCTAGACAGAAGATTTTTATTATTGTAAAGACAGCTGAAGATACATTGAAGTTAGCGAAGGGAGGCGTGCCATTCAAAAAATTGAACGTGGGAAATATCCACTTTAAAGAAGGAAAGACTAAGGTTACCAATTATATCTCAATAGATGAAAATGATATGCAAGCTCTTAAAGAAATGAGGGATGAATACCAAATTGATTTCAATACTCGGGTAACTCCGATTGGTAATGAGGTCGGTTCAGATTTTAATCTGAATCAGTATGTTGATAATTGGAAGGGAGAAAAATAATGACTTTTACAATTTGGCAAGCCCTGTTAGTTGGTTTATGGGCAGCCTTCTGTTTTGCAGGTCAAGTATGGGGAACTTATACTAACCGTGCTTTATTTATTTCATTTGGTGTTGGTCTTATTTTAGGAGATCTAAAGACAGCAGTTATTTTCGGTGCAACAGCTGAATTAGCATTTATGGGATTCGGTGTTGGACCTGGTGGTTCCACTCCTCCTAACCCATTAGGACCAGGGATTGTTGGTTCGATTTTAGCAATTACAATGCATAAATTGTCACCAGCAGCTGCATTAACTCTATCTTATCCATTTGCCATGTTAGTTCCATTTATTATTACTTTAATCTTTACGATTAACTCAGGCTCAATGGAATCAGCACGTAAAGCAATTAAAGAAGGAAAGTATCATAAGTTTAACTTGATGTCAAATGTTACTTTATGGGAATTCATGCTATTTGCTTTTGTCTTTGGCTTTGCTGCGACTTTAAGTACCTCAGCTTTAAGAGCATTTGTTCAAATGATTCCTACTTGGCTAATGAACGGATTAACAGTTGTCGGTGGATTACTTCCAGCAGTTGGTTTTGCACTTATTATGAGTACAATGCTTAAAAAAGAATATATTCCAGCAGTTGTCTTTGGTTACATCTGTGTAGCTTACTTAAAGATTCCAGTTATTGGTTTAACTTTTGTTGGTATCGCAATTGCTTTAAACAATTACTACAACAGCAAAAAAAGTTCAGCTGTAAATAGTGATTCAGAAAATGCAGGAGGCGCTGAAGATGGCATCTAGGAAACCAGTTTTAACTAAACGTGATTATTTTATTTCAATTTTAAGATCGTATTATTTACAAAACTCACAAAATTACGGCAACATGCAGGGGACCGGTGTTGCTAAGACAATTTGGCCAGAATTACGTAAAATTTATAAAGGTGATGAGGCTAAATTTAGAGAAGTAGCTAGTTCTAATGTTGAATTTTACAATACTAACCCACAGCCATATCCTTTCGTTACCAGTTTAATGCTGGCAATGTATGATAGTGGTCAAAGTGAAGAAGACGTACGAGCAATGAAGATGGCTTTAATGGGACCATTAGCTGGTATTGGTGATGCATTGTCACAATTTGCTTTAGCACCATTATTCTCAACAATTTTTGCATCTTTAGCTCTGCAAGGTGTTGTTTATGCGCCAATCATGTTCTTTATTTGTATGTTTGGAATTACTTTCGGTGTTAGAAACTTAATGGGCTATCTTGGCTGGAAAGTTGGGACAAGCATTATTGACACATTAAGCGATAGAATGGCTGCTTTAGCTGATATTGCTAGTACTGTTGGTTTGACTGTTATTTCTGGTTTATCGG
The sequence above is a segment of the Lactobacillus sp. ESL0677 genome. Coding sequences within it:
- a CDS encoding PTS sugar transporter subunit IIC, giving the protein MNNTKNQVTVKEFFNKVLSGTATGIIVGLIPNAVLSAILKLCGTNTFTLGLTHVLLVFQVATPLLIGALIAYQFNFAPIDIAIVAGASYVGSGVTQFNAQAINPATKQAGIFISSGTGDLINTMITAAIAVFLTMLIGNLFGSVKIVLSPIVVGGGSAYIGFLLLPFVSKITTGLGAIIASFTKLQPILMCILISWMFALLIVTPVSTVAIGMAIQLSGIAAGAAAMGVAATTIVLVVHSWKVNKAGVTIAVALGAMKMMIPNLFRHPIIMLPIIITSTVSALPVALWHISGTPASAGFGLVGIVGPLASLDAGASSINLLLALLAWFVIPVVTALACRFILDKMLHIYDEKVAFAYLGE
- a CDS encoding oligopeptide ABC transporter substrate-binding protein; amino-acid sequence: MKKDRFVKYLGTVLLAAMALTACGKSNTNLNTNATQEVNKLKTTVPAKPVKQGGTLKVALETDTPFQGIFLDEISENAVDYLASQFGDETLFYYDNHYKINDKGPATLKVNRQDKTIMVTVKKGVKWSDGKQVTAKDLEYSYEIIANKKTNCDRYTDQMANIVGLKQYHDGKAKTISGITYPNGENGRSIVIHFQRMYPGMYNAGSNCYSETAAPYHYLKNVPFDKLQSSDQVRKEPLFFGPYKVQKIVRGQSVTWVPNKYYWRGKPKLDKILASVVSTNSASEAIRSHKFDVINVINTQWNQVKKTKGYNFVAQIQLVYYYLGFKVGKWDSKLEKNVVDKNNIMNSKPLRQAMAYAMNVDQVDKRYTQGLKFRIPTLIPAGFGDYFDKNAKGYTFNLKKANEILDKSGYKKKGKWRTQPNGKPLKINFMAMSGNATQEPIIQNYLQQWHKIGLDVKLLGGRLTEQNSFYDKLNKDNPDVNAYIGGFGLSTEPSQANLYGEKSLGNYSRFATPENTRLIDEMDAPASFNHKHRVEVFHKWQNYMNEEAYIVPLDSQYTITAVNNKLTNYSVDPSKCANKHPIWYDIGFAK
- a CDS encoding TIM-barrel domain-containing protein; this encodes MVINILKQDDFYEVSYASGMVARVYLLAPNIFRYYVDPTGQYAPPKQSQAELHARILAPTVDEYGSHSVNSSVTETTANWAIVTDEMKINFAKDTGAMSVWVNGKLVLQETQPVSVNTDSSIQFLQSADTANYFGGGTQNGRFNLSRQRIVVANTSNWLDQGVASPAPFYWSTAGYGVLRYTFTRGEYDFASETPGLITTKHEENRFDAIYFFAPTPYQLIHTYQELTGLPLLLPIFGFYEAHLNAYNRDYWVKVDSQEKGAIKYPDGNFYREYHPKELPEELKGQAIRETLNGEQGGAAYLLSARGMLDQYLANDLPLGWFLPNDGYGAGYGQTDSLQGNLQNLADFIRYANSRGVEVGLWTQQSLSPVDPAHPKANDRDFEQELAAGVTVLKTDMAWVGAGYSFGLNGTQTAAAMIKKIKGQNLRPFIITMDGWAGTHNTAAVWTGDQKGGQWEYIRFQIPTYIGEGLSGQPNVGSDMDGIYLGSNSVINTRDYQWKAFTPIQLNMDGWGTNPKNPFAFSEPITTINRAYLKQKTMLLPYIYTAAHEAVVAGKPLVRALFLEYPDLPECYSDLAKYEYLWGDAFLVAPIYQNTAADDEGNDIRNEIYLPDKKQIWFDYYTGKAYQGGQVINEFAAPIWKLPVFVKAGAIIAKAPATNTPKEYLQAKQARQFEIYPGKKNQITVYEDDGISAKYQDGAFAQTMIGAEQVDDQLLVKIAPSIGHYEGMKSQRTTELAIKMNKQPNEIAIKLGDQNCDLKQAESLAEFVQGSNVYYFDEHYLPNPYLAAVGNNLEQTFLRIKLAAVDVSQTGVELQLAGVDTTVTPENCLPNEQIAAKAPIDLSSSSMQTTTLSWQYADENLGRVTYNVKVDGVLYTGIKEPKLVVHGLLPNKQHAFTVQIVTDKGTTEWSREQLF
- the lacA gene encoding galactose-6-phosphate isomerase subunit LacA, whose amino-acid sequence is MKVVIGSDKDGFELKEKVKNYLNSHDYDVLDVTPEPAEDFVESSLKVTHEVMDNGIKKAIMFDEYGVGSAMASNKVKGMVTANVNEERTAHMTAMHNGAKAIALGSGIVGDKLAYSIVQHYLDTEYAGGRHQIRLNMLEEMI
- a CDS encoding phosphate/phosphite/phosphonate ABC transporter substrate-binding protein codes for the protein MRNFKKLSAFAVALLATVMLSACGNGNHKQSNSAGPKSLNVQFVPSVAANKMEGRAKPIEKMLSKRLGIPAHVTVSTDNNAVIEAMKSKKVDVGFLPADAYVQAHKQGAADVLLQSERYGLKEPGGTWTKQLVHTLRSEILVKKNSKIKSWKDLKGKSISIQSPTSTTGYIFPIAELKQKGFDVTKNCKLVTVTGHDQGVLNVLSGDTDAAFVFEDARNNVLQDNPKVKSQVVPIYFTRPVPNDTISVIPSLPKAFREKLAKAFIAIGKSKAGKKVIESVYDQEGYIPAKDSDYNIVRKYQKIAQAVKK
- the lacB gene encoding galactose-6-phosphate isomerase subunit LacB; protein product: MVIALGNDHIVTPVKMAISDHLKEEGYQVIDEGTHDNTRTHYPMYGKRVAEDVADGRADLGVVLCGTGIGISTAANKNEGVRAAMVGDVAQAEYARRELNANILGFGGIVLGRDFIFDIVDSYLNAKYEPSDANRKLIDKIDHIAKPNPDQKDNVHFFDEENKKWSEGVYHD
- a CDS encoding DeoR/GlpR family DNA-binding transcription regulator → MLKSERLKTILQVINTQKFVTVDELAQALTVSDMTIRRDLNELDKLGKISRIHGGAQLISDQTRNEKSYQQKREIHSKEKLEIAKRACNLIHENDSIYVGPGTTLELMVANLKTKRLRIVTNSLPVFEAARNNLNDYELIMVGGSYRRISGAFLGTLANNELKTMSFSVGFVGVNGIKNTSMTTANLEEGQTESIGLDRSQSKFVVADYTKLNHSDFHQFYDLRNVDGLITNREVGSDVEKHYSQFTTVYK